A genomic segment from Dermacentor silvarum isolate Dsil-2018 chromosome 11, BIME_Dsil_1.4, whole genome shotgun sequence encodes:
- the LOC119432987 gene encoding alpha-(1,3)-fucosyltransferase C-like, giving the protein MLDQRLFITRHRSAVVVFPVDAMEHYTSFLRLFFIALCLLCTTLVLLSLHGYYSHQDNYHSQTLTSVSSAARNSTGIKVLFWTTTHGLWYWPLSKSAQGLVRLDGCNVPCSVTRDRSLIRSADAIVFHDRDADASDLPSYRHERQRWVYWNMEPPPNSRPDRMARLRGVFNWTYTYRHDSDVHHPYFSFVNQSVQGATTSSTRRSAPSVRTNRSKLAAWVSSNCHTQSHREDFVAELRKHAAVDVYGRCGDLKCPTDPPCQATFGKTYYFYLAFENSQCREYATEKFYDALRLNLVPVVLGNYVNVSAPPNSYIDAFQFPTPAHLASYLKAVAANATLYERYFAWKRTHAVVKNRFDDHCALCQALHTARPGERKLYADIVRWWHGDHGSACAHRWNGETRS; this is encoded by the exons ATGCTGGATCAACGACTGTTCATAACACGACATAGAAGCGCTGTTGTTGTTTTTCCAGTAGATGCCATGGAGCACTATACAAGTTTCCTGCGGTTGTTCTTCATCGCACTTTGCCTTCTCTGCACCACGCTAGTACTGCTCTCGTTGCATGGCTACTATAGTCACCAGGACAACTATCACTCACAAACACTGACGTCGGTGAGCAGCGCGGCCCGCAATAGCACCGGGATCAAGGTACTGTTCTGGACCACGACACACGGTCTCTGGTACTGGCCTTTGAGCAAGTCCGCACAAGGACTGGTACGCCTCGACGGCTGCAACGTGCCGTGCTCCGTGACTCGGGACCGGTCCCTCATACGATCCGCGGACGCGATCGTGTTCCACGACAGGGACGCCGACGCCAGTGACCTGCCCAG CTACCGCCACGAACGCCAGCGCTGGGTCTACTGGAACATGGAGCCTCCACCGAATAGCCGGCCTGACAGAATGGCGAGACTCAGGGGCGTCTTCAACTGGACCTACACATACCGGCACGACTCGGACGTCCACCACCCCTACTTCTCTTTTGTCAACCAGTCCGTGCAAGGCGCTACGACGTCTTCGACGCGCCGGTCAGCTCCCTCCGTGAGAACTAACCGGTCCAAACTTGCTGCCTGGGTGTCCAGCAACTGCCACACCCAGAGCCACCGAGAGGACTTCGTCGCCGAACTCCGGAAGCACGCCGCCGTCGACGTGTACGGCCGTTGCGGCGACCTCAAGTGTCCCACCGACCCCCCGTGTCAGGCTACCTTCGGCAAGACGTACTACTTCTACTTGGCGTTCGAGAACTCCCAGTGTCGCGAATACGCGACGGAGAAGTTCTACGACGCCCTGCGCTTAAACTTGGTCCCCGTGGTGCTCGGGAACTACGTCAATGTATCGGCGCCTCCCAACTCGTACATCGACGCGTTTCAGTTTCCCACTCCGGCACACCTGGCGTCGTACCTGAAGGCGGTGGCAGCGAACGCCACGCTTTACGAGCGGTACTTCGCTTGGAAGCGGACGCACGCCGTCGTGAAGAACCGCTTCGACGACCACTGCGCCCTCTGCCAGGCGTTGCACACGGCCCGTCCGGGTGAGCGGAAGTTGTACGCGGACATCGTGCGTTGGTGGCATGGCGACCATGGGTCTGCGTGCGCGCATCGATGGAACGGGGAGACCAGGTCATAG